Proteins from a single region of Oryza brachyantha chromosome 6, ObraRS2, whole genome shotgun sequence:
- the LOC102716142 gene encoding ras-related protein Rab5-like — translation MANDVIQAKLVLLGDLGAGKTSIVVRFAKGLYYDCQESTIGAAFFSQVLSMDEATVKLDIWDTAGQERYHSLAPMYYRGAAAAVVVYDISSTDSYIRARKWVDELQRQGNPHLVMALVGNKVDLEGKRQIGTQEAMEYAERNGLFFIETSAKTSQNVTELFYELADRLMKMRPHRPSGMVLHDGRRRRAAGDGGGRPWLFCCSG, via the exons ATGGCGAACGACGTTATCCAGGCCAAGCTG GTACTTCTGGGGGACTTGGGAGCCGGGAAGACGAGCATCGTGGTTCGATTTGCCAAAGGATTATACTACGATTGccag GAGTCGACGATCGGTGCGGCGTTCTTCTCGCAGGTGCTGTCCATGGACGAGGCCACCGTGAAGCTCGACATCTGGGACACTGCCGGCCAAGAACGCTACCACAGCCTTGCTCCCATGTACtaccgcggcgccgccgccgccgtcgtcgtctacGATATCTCCAGCACG GATTCGTACATTCGAGCAAGGAAGTGGGTCGACGAGCTCCAGAGGCAAG GGAATCCCCATTTGGTGATGGCATTAGTTGGCAACAAGGTCGATCTGGAGGGAAAGAGGCAGATTGGAACCCAg GAGGCGATGGAATACGCAGAGCGAAACGGCCTCTTCTTCATCGAGACGTCGGCCAAGACGTCGCAGAACGTCACCGAGCTCTTCTACGAACTAG CTGATAGGCTGATGAAAATGCGGCCGCATCGCCCCTCCGGCATGGTCCTACacgacggccggcgccgccgcgccgccggcgacggcggcgggaggccaTGGCTGTTCTGTTGCTCCGGCTGA
- the LOC102716425 gene encoding uncharacterized protein LOC102716425 → MEEVGVPPVVFDGEKVAEAVGDVEYGGDALKQWEAMGSDDEDEMEVGEEEVEDEEEEYGGDALASCKAADSDDEDEAESAEEEEEAVEEGEEEVEHVFYDSDGSEDENDGEEAEESISGGAPLFVPEGQFLGPAQFASVGCTAGFMRVAAVESDPSDGQEILVLYRYTLFKRTWREPTGVESSRWRRITKLHRLRFVVPASGDPASSLPFAGLSLSPLIYHEDYTEELEDLWSKLAAPVRIPPGATRVQVIVDVGILKPADDTPERREYMRAELESKKEQPWPGNLLGMELHLPEPVACGKRDGAEVFDDDVAPPAKRRRVVAAGEECPVCLEELETGAVAWPGCSVPHVFHGKCLETTIKGSQTCPICRRDLGLKTLQD, encoded by the coding sequence ATGGAGGAGGTCGGCGTGCCGCCGGTGGTGTTTGATGGGGAgaaggtggcggaggcggtgggTGACGTGGAGTACGGCGGGGATGCGCTGAAGCAGTGGGAGGCGATGGGTTCGGATGATGAGGACGAGATGGAGGtaggcgaggaggaggtggaggatgaggaggaggagtatgGCGGGGATGCACTGGCGTCGTGTAAGGCGGCGGATTCGGATGATGAGGATGAGGCGGAgtccgccgaggaggaggaggaggcggtggaggagggggaggaggaggtcgaaCACGTGTTCTACGACAGCGACGGCAGCGAGGACGagaacgacggcgaggaggccgaggagagcatcagcggcggcgccccgcTGTTCGTGCCGGAAGGGCAGTTTCTTGGGCCGGCGCAGTTCGCGTCCGTCGGGTGCACCGCCGGCTTCATGCGGGTGGCCGCCGTCGAGTCGGACCCGTCCGACGGCCAGGAAATCCTGGTGCTTTACCGCTACACCCTCTTCAAGAGGACATGGAGAGAGCCGACGGGCGTGGAGTCGTCCAGGTGGAGGAGGATCACGAAGCTGCACCGCCTCCGTTTCGTCGTCCCGGCCTCCGGCGACCCAGCGAGCTCGCTTCCATTTGCCGGCTTGTCGCTGTCCCCTCTGATCTACCACGAGGACTACACCGAGGAGCTCGAGGATCTGTGGTCAAAGCTGGCCGCGCCGGTGCGCATCCCGCCGGGAGCCACGCGCGTCCAGGTGATCGTCGACGTGGGCATCCTCAAGCCGGCCGACGACACACCGGAGCGCAGGGAGTACATGCGCGCCGAGCTGGAATCCAAGAAGGAGCAGCCCTGGCCAGGGAACCTCCTCGGCATGGAGCTGCACCTGCCGGAGCCGGTGGCATGCGGCAAGAGGGACGGTGCcgaggtgttcgacgacgacgtcgcgccgccggcgaagcggaggagggtggtcgccgccggggaggagTGCCCCGTCTGCTTGGAGGAGCTCGAGACCGGCGCCGTGGCGTGGCCGGGGTGCTCTGTCCCCCACGTCTTCCACGGCAAGTGCTTGGAGACGACGATCAAGGGGAGCCAGACGTGCCCCATCTGCAGGCGTGATCTTGGTCTGAAAACCTTGCAGGATTAG
- the LOC102718747 gene encoding uncharacterized protein LOC102718747 → MFDGLLNSKFYNKCKHAFKCIRMRLVPIRRKKQAMVRFTKKDIADLLTNGLDTHAFGRMDGLLIEMNHASCYDMIEQFCEYIGKQLNSLQKQRDCPQETREAVSTIIFAAARFPDLPELCDLRHIFTERYGNYLEPFVSLEFVQKLDNRVFTNEEKLQAMQSVSEEFLVDFDAKALKIKLWATSGTKHDLLEKDSKKQVELAMPLFSKQKKDDDAPSGRKSESTNPLGHKKKLEVPSKQQQDAHPVADGIDRLHENTRRQHADKSDGKRNVEKPVSDLEMKGRNIQKEVQKADKKHGRPCEKELMEAVELDLNGLPKKGFGSLKVHEIESKKTIPLKPKIDNDVEKENERDLGQHHRSHMPCAPDRIRGHADSGLRTLGLDKQGHKSVNPLNGNTKNRMPPYDKLDGATVKNCAEKEENTVLLNARPHDLSDMGNSVQDRQQNPERAAYIRPPYMKPKLNMKTANDDPAERAASDYSKHDISEQIDHLSDKGSLRPVSVRRKHAQPPGPVTVCDKAPVDEKVSSQTPNSRRRHTSRQNAVDDGFARRDGPRQPHRGHGIDDVTRENVQRTPSSRPRHSGRRNGALYTDDYDGFMQRHRAQEDESAIDFGNLLPRTGNGHRRHKSRNSDARSGDIDEEERMMDKLLRHYSKKGLDTETHTAPTSISKHDNVNVAQAQSQQKGSMHPPGRAISLPVKPVSKDEDVKVPARSTSLQPDCPKSVHVHPKMPDFDELAARVSALRKA, encoded by the exons ATGTTTGACGGCCTGCTCAACTCCAAGTTCTACAACAAATG CAAGCACGCTTTCAAATGCATCCGTATGCGGCTGGTTCCCATACGGCGGAAGAAGCAGGCGATGGTTCGATTCACGAAGAAGGACATAGCCGACCTCCTCACCAATGGCCTCGACACACATGCATTTGGACGG ATGGATGGGCTGTTAATTGAGATGAACCATGCTTCTTGCTATGATATGATTGAGCAGTTCTGTGAGTACATTGGTAAGCAGCTCAACAGCCTACAGAAACAGAG GGATTGCCCCCAGGAAACCCGGGAAGCTGTGTCGACCATAATTTTTGCTGCTGCTCGGTTTCCTGATTTGCCTGAACTGTGTGACCTTAGGCATATATTCACAGAGAGATATGGGAATTATCTTGAGCCATTTGTTAGCCTTGAG TTTGTTCAGAAACTGGACAACAGAGTGTTCACTAATGAGGAAAAGTTGCAAGCCATGCAAAGTGTCTCTGAAGAATTTTTGGTTGATTTTGATGCCAAGGCACTGAAGATCAAGTTATGGGCCACTTCAGGAACTAAACAC GATTTGCTTGAAAAGGATTCAAAGAAACAGGTAGAACTGGCAATGCCTTTGTTCAGCAAGCAGAAGAAGGATGATGATGCTCCATCTGGAAGAAAATCTGAATCTACTAATCCGCTTGGCCATAAGAAGAAATTGGAAGTACCCTCAAAACAACAACAGGATGCTCATCCTGTTGCTGATGGCATTGACCGGTTACATGAAAACACCAGGAGACAGCATGCTGATAAATCTGATGGTAAGAGgaatgtggagaaaccagtgTCTGATTTGGAGATGAAAGGAAGGAACATTCAAAAAGAAGTTCAGAAAGCTGACAAAAAACATGGTCGCCCTTGCGAGAAGGAGCTAATGGAAGCAGTGGAGCTAGATCTCAATGGCCTGCCTAAGAAGGGATTTGGTTCGCTGAAAGTTCATGAAATAGAAAGCAAGAAGACAATTCCACTAAAGCCTAAGATCGACAATGATGTTGAAAAGGAGAACGAGAGGGACCTTGGTCAGCACCACCGATCACATATGCCTTGTGCTCCTGATCGTATCAGGGGACATGCAGATTCAGGTCTCAGAACCCTTGGCCTAGATAAGCAAGGACATAAATCAGTGAATCCTTTGAATGGTAACACTAAGAACAGGATGCCTCCTTATGATAAGCTGGATGGAGCAACTGTGAAGAATTGTGCCGAAAAGGAAGAGAACACTGTTTTGTTGAATGCTAGACCACATGATTTATCAGATATGGGGAATTCAGTGCAAGATAGACAGCAAAATCCAGAGAGGGCAGCTTACATACGACCTCCTTACATGAAACCAAAACTCAACATGAAAACGGCGAATGATGATCCTGCAGAGCGAGCTGCTAGTGATTACAGCAAGCACGATATCTCTGAACAAATAGATCATCTGTCTGACAAAGGTTCTCTTCGACCTGTTTCTGTTAGAAGGAAACATGCTCAGCCACCTGGACCTGTCACTGTCTGCGATAAGGCACCTGTTGATGAAAAGGTTTCAAGCCAGACACCCAATAGTCGGAGAAGACACACAAGCAGGCAGAATGCTGTTGATGATGGCTTTGCCCGGAGAGATGGGCCTAGACAACCTCATAGAGGCCATGGAATTGATGATGTTACCAGGGAGAATGTTCAGAGAACTCCTAGTAGCCGGCCAAGGCACTCGGGCAGGAGAAATGGAGCCTTGTACACCGACGACTACGATGGATTCATGCAGCGCCATCGAGCACAAGAGGATGAGTCTGCCATTGATTTTGGCAATCTTTTGCCCCGAACTGGAAATGGCCATAGGAGGCACAAAAGCCGCAATTCTGATGCGCGAAGCGGAGACATTGATGAGGAAGAAAGAATGATGGATAAGCTTCTGAGGCACTACAGCAAGAAAGGTTTGGATACAGAAACCCATACAGCTCCAACCAGCATTAGCAAACATGATAATGTCAATGTAGCACAAGCTCAATCTCAGCAAAAGGGTTCGATGCATCCTCCAGGAAGAGCGATCTCGTTGCCAGTGAAACCTGTGAGCAAAGATGAAGATGTGAAGGTTCCTGCCAGGTCTACTTCACTGCAGCCGGACTGTCCTAAAAGCGTACATGTACACCCGAAAATGCCTGACTTTGATGAGCTTGCTGCTCGAGTCAGTGCTCTGAGGAAGGCTTGA
- the LOC102716982 gene encoding protein PECTIC ARABINOGALACTAN SYNTHESIS-RELATED-like, whose amino-acid sequence MAELRHATAAAVARASSSPAKRDAESSASSSPFVSSSPRGGGGGGVDGKEGAPRSSSSPLLHHHHQRHRLPSPVRSLLALEDPRSPSASASYRILVAVVACLLVAALVSALVSAPSVWSRLNSPYLCRKDGIRLHCPGVNERGSLWENPHAAAASWKPCAERRSDEISDLVPENETSGYIFIHAEGGLNQQRIAICNAVAIAKIMNATLILPVLKQDQIWKDQTKFEDIFDVDYFINYLKDDVRIVREIPEWFTEKDELFTSIKRTVKNIPKYASAQFYIDNVLPRIKEKKIMSIKPFVDRLGYDNVPMEINRLRCRVNYHALKFLPEIEEMADKLATRMRNRTGSVNPYMALHLRFEKGMVGLSFCDFAGTRDEKAMMAEYRQKQWPRRYKNGSHLWPLALEKRKEGRCPLEPGEIGIILRAMGYTKETQIYVASGQVYGGGNRMAPLRNMFPNLVTKEDLASKEEIEHFKKHVTSLAALDFLVCLKSDVFVMTHGGNFAKLIIGFRRYMGRHRLKSIKPDKGLMSKFFGDPYMPWATFVEDVMITHQTRTGLPESTFPHYDLWENPLTPCMCRA is encoded by the exons ATGGCCGAGCTGCGGcacgccacggcggcggcggtggcccggGCGTCGAGCTCGCCGGCCAAGCGCGACGCGGagtcctccgcctcctcgtcccCCTTCGTGTCCTCCTcgccacgcggcggcggcggcggcggagtggaCGGGAAGGAAGGGGCGCcccgttcctcctcctctccgctcctccaccaccaccaccagaggCACCGCCTCCCGTCCCCCGTCCGCTCGCTCCTCGCGCTCGAGGACCCCAGGTCGCCGTCCGCGTCCGCCTCCTACCGGATcctggtcgccgtcgtcgcctgcctcctcgtcgccgcgctcgtctCCGCGCTCGTCTCCGCGCCTTCCGTCTGGTCACGCCTC AACTCGCCCTATCTGTGCCGCAAGGACGGGATTCGGCTCCACTGCCCCGGG GTGAACGAGCGGGGTTCTCTCTGGGAGAATCCGCATGCCGCAGCGGCATCTTGGAAGCCTTGCGCTGAGCGGCGTAGTGATGAGATCTCAG ATCTTGTACCAGAAAATGAAACCTCTgggtatatatttattcatgcCGAGGGTGGATTAAACCAGCAACGAATAGCT ATATGTAATGCTGTTGCAATTGCTAAGATAATGAATGCCACACTTATTTTGCCTGTGCTGAAGCAGGATCAAATCTGGAAAGATCAAAC GAAATTTGAAGATATCTTTGATGTAGAttatttcataaattacttGAAGGATGATGTGCGCATTGTTCGAGAAATTCCTGAATGGTTCACAGAGAAAGATGAACTTTTCACCAGTATAAA GAGAACCGTGAAAAATATCCCAAAGTATGCATCGGCACAGTTCTACATTGACAATGTCCTTCCAAGGAtcaaagagaaaaagataatGTCTATCAAGCCATTTGTTGATAGACTGGG GTATGATAATGTTCCGATGGAGATTAACCGGCTCAGATGCAGAGTTAATTACCATGCCTTGAAGTTTTTACCTGAAATTGAAGAAATGGCTGACAAGCTGGCAACAAGGATGAGGAACCGAACAGGCAGTGTAAATCCATACAT GGCTCTTCATCTTAGATTTGAGAAAGGAATGGTGGGCCTTTCATTTTGTGATTTTGCGGGAACTAGAGACGAGAAAGCAATGATGGCTGAGTATAGGCAGAAACAATGGCCAAGACGCTACAAG AATGGATCTCACCTTTGGCCATTAGCacttgagaaaagaaaagaaggccGCTGCCCTCTTGAGCCTGGTGAAATAGGTATTATTCTACGTGCAATGGGATATACAAAGGAAACTCAGATATATGTTGCATCTGGTCAAGTTTATGGTGGAGGCAATAGAATGGCTCCGCTAAGGAATATGTTCCCCAATTTG GTTACAAAAGAAGATCTTGCAAGCAAAGAGGAGATAGAGCACTTCAAGAAGCATGTGACCAGCCTTGCTGCATTGGATTTCCTGGTTTGCCTCAAGTCAGACGTGTTCGTCATGACCCATGGTGGCAATTTCGCCAAGCTGATCATCGGTTTTCGCCGCTACATGGGTCGGCATCGGCTCAAGTCTATCAAGCCAGACAAGGGCCTCATGTCAAAGTTCTTCGGCGATCCCTACATGCCATGGGCAACTTTTGTGGAGGATGTGATGATCACTCACCAGACAAGAACTGGTCTCCCTGAGTCCACATTCCCACACTACGACCTCTGGGAAAACCCCCTGACGCCTTGCATGTGTAGAGCTTAA
- the LOC121054732 gene encoding uncharacterized protein LOC121054732, translated as MDNACDLAAGPSLQVTEEEVAPAVAVQPVLPDGDVVVDTAAVDDVEDGDGDEEDESDDDEQVVERRPVRPEYYDSDDGLSRQMYDESGDEDDEPVKVRDGEPAERAEMPLVPGPFVPEGRSVCPARFAAVGSTAGFMRVAVVEGDDDPAGGQQEIVVLYRYTRYSRTWSGSRGVEMSRRMKLHHVRFIVSPTADLASSLPMAGSSLAPMIYPFFFKQELRELWSTLVAPVNIPPGATRLQVSVEVGILRPFDRTPERMEYMRRELETKKAAAWPGHHFGLELSLPEPVLSERDIGDAAPPAKRMRVVAGVAGEECPICLDELEADLVAWPGCSVPHVFHGECLELNLENSVTCPICRRDLGMKNL; from the coding sequence ATGGACAATGCCtgcgacctcgccgccgggccgTCGCTGCAggtgacggaggaggaggtggctcCTGCCGTGGCCGTGCAGCCGGTGCTGCCCGAtggcgacgtcgtcgtcgacacGGCTGCAGTGGACGACGTCGAGGATGGAGATGGTGATGAGGAGGATGAgagtgacgacgacgagcaaGTCGTCGAGCGCCGCCCTGTCCGCCCGGAGTATtacgacagcgacgacgggcTGTCCCGCCAGATGTACGacgagagcggcgacgaggacgacgagccGGTGAAGGTGAGGGACGGCGAGCCGGCGGAAAGGGCTGAGATGCCGCTGGTCCCGGGGCCGTTCGTGCCGGAAGGGAGGTCTGTTTGCCCGGCGcggttcgccgccgtcgggtcCACCGCCGGCTTCATGagggtcgccgtcgtcgagggGGACGACGACCCGGCCGGCGGGCAACAAGAGATCGTGGTGCTCTACCGCTACACCCGCTACTCGAGGACATGGAGCGGGAGTAGGGGCGTGGAGATGTCCAGGAGGATGAAGCTGCACCATGTCCGGTTCATCGTCTCGCCCACCGCCGACCTGGCGAGCTCGCTTCCAATGGCCGGCTCCTCGCTGGCTCCGATGATCTACCCCTTCTTCTTCAAGCAGGAGCTCCGCGAGCTGTGGTCAACCCTGGTGGCGCCGGTGAACATCCCGCCGGGAGCCACGCGCTTGCAGGTGTCCGTCGAGGTGGGCATCCTCCGGCCGTTCGACCGCACGCCGGAGCGCATGGAGTACATGCGCCGGGAGCTGGAAACCAAGAAGGCAGCGGCGTGGCCCGGGCACCACTTCGGCCTGGAGCTGAGCCTCCCGGAGCCGGTGCTGTCCGAGAGGGAcatcggcgacgcggcgccgccggcgaagaggATGAGGGTGGTGGCTGGGGTCGCCGGGGAGGAGTGCCCCATTTGCCTCGACGAGCTCGAGGCCGACCTCGTGGCGTGGCCGGGGTGCTCCGTGCCCCATGTCTTCCATGGCGAATGCTTGGAGCTCAATCTCGAGAACAGCGTCACGTGCCCTATCTGCAGGCGTGATCTTGGTATGAAGAATCTGTAG
- the LOC102718280 gene encoding uncharacterized protein LOC102718280, translated as MEKCRSVPHEHSAAYYGCGGGYDYEDVSGAAAKSYSFNGPSARDDPEAKRRRRVAAYNVFATQGRLKSTVRSSFKWIKSKFSDVRYGGL; from the coding sequence ATGGAGAAGTGCAGGTCGGTGCCGCACGAGCACTCGGCGGCGTACtacgggtgcggcggcgggtaCGACTACGAGGACGtgagcggcgccgccgccaagtcGTACAGCTTCAACGGGCCGAGCGCGCGCGACGACCCGGAggcgaagcggcggcggcgggtggcggcgtACAACGTGTTCGCGACGCAGGGAAGGCTCAAGTCCACCGTCCGCAGTAGCTTCAAGTGGATCAAGTCCAAGTTCTCCGACGTCCGCTACGGTGGCCTCTGA